In a single window of the Populus alba chromosome 16, ASM523922v2, whole genome shotgun sequence genome:
- the LOC118050683 gene encoding exocyst complex component EXO70A1: MGVPQTMEALRERADFIKESLQKSQIITDNMAAILGSFDHRLSALETAMRPTQIRTHSIRRAHENIDKTLKAADVILSQFDLTRKAEAKILRGPHEDLESYLEAIDQLRSNVKFFSSNKSFKSSDGVLNHANQLLAKAISKLEEEFRQLLTNYSKPVEPDRLFECLPNSLRPSSSSGSPRKHGDDNSKSPTEHQGKSLENAVYTLPTLIPPRVIPLLHDLAQQMVQAGHQQQLFRIYRDTRASVLEQSVRKLGVERLSKDDVQKMQWEVLEAKIGNWIHYMRIAVKLLFAGEKKLCDQILDGVDSLRDQCFAEVTVNSVSVLLSFGEAIAKSKRSPEKLFVLLDMYEIMRELHSEIELLFGSKACIEMRDSALSLTKRLAQTAQETFCDFEEAVEKDATKTAVLDGTVHPLTSYVINYVKFLFDYQSTLKQLFQEFDASDPDAQLTSVTTRIMQALQNNLDGKSKQYKDPALTQLFLMNNIHYIVRSVRRSEAKDLLGDDWVQIHRRIVQQHANQYKRVSWAKILQCLSVQGGGSGSGGGTGGDGSASGISRAAVKDRFKTFNVQFEELHQRQSQWTVPDSELRESLRLAVAEVLLPAYRSFQKRFGPMIENGKNPQKYIRYSPEDLDHMMNEFFEGKTWNEQKR; this comes from the exons ATGGGGGTGCCTCAAACAATGGAGGCCCTAAGAGAACGAGCTGATTTCATTAAAGAATCGTTACAAAAAAGCCAAATCATTACTGATAACATGGCCGCCATTCTTGGCTCCTTCGACCACCGGCTCTCCGCCTTAGAAACTGCCATGCGTCCCACTCAG ATAAGGACGCATTCGATTAGAAGAGCAcatgaaaatattgataaaacatTGAAGGCAGCAGATgttattttatctcaatttgACCTCACGCGAaag GCAGAGGCTAAGATATTGAGAGGGCCACATGAAGATTTAGAGAGTTATTTAGAAGCGATTGATCAGCTAAGAAGCAATGTGAAATTTTTTAGCAGCAATAAGAGTTTTAAAAGCAGTGATGGTGTGCTTAATCATGCCAATCAATTACTTGCTAAAGCTATTTCTAAGCTTGAAGAGGAGTTTAGACAGCTTTTAACAAATTACAG CAAGCCAGTGGAACCTGATCGACTCTTTGAATGTCTTCCCAATTCTCTACGTCCATCATCGTCTTCAGGATCGCCTAGGAAGCATGGTGATGATAACAGCAAGAGCCCCACTGAGCACCAAGGGAAGAGCTTAGAAAATGCTGTTTACACTCTTCCAACACTTATTCCGCCAAGGGTTATTCCATTGCTACATGATTTAGCTCAACAAATGGTTCAAGCTGGTCACCAACAACAGCTATTTAGAATCTACAg GGACACTCGTGCTTCAGTTTTGGAACAGAGCGTCAGGAAGTTAGGTGTTGAGAGACTAAGCAAGGATGATGTCCAGAAAATGCAGTGGGAGGTCTTGGAGGCTAAGATCGGGAACTGGATACATTATATGAGGATTGCT GTCAAACTGCTGTTTGCTGGGGAAAAGAAACTGTGTGATCAAATACTTGACGGGGTTGATTCTCTCAGGGATCAATGTTTTGCTGAAGTCACTGTAAACAGCGTGTCTGTGCTTCTTAGTTTTGGGGAGGCCATAGCTAAAAGCAAAAGATCACCTGAAAAACTATTTGTTCTATTAGATATGTATGAGATTATGCGGGAACTACACTCTGAG ATTGAATTACTCTTTGGAAGTAAAGCCTGCATCGAAATGCGGGACTCTGCATTGAGTTTAACAAAGCGACTAGCTCAAACTGCTCAAGAGACCTTTTGTGATTTTGAAGAAGCTGTAGAAAAAGATGCTACCAAAACTGCTGTTTTAGACGGAACTGTCCATCCTTTGACTAGCTATGTGATTAATTATGTGAAGTTCCTCTTTGA CTACCAGTCTACACTGAAACAGCTCTTTCAAGAGTTTGATGCAAGCGATCCGGATGCTCAGTTGACATCTGTGACTACAAGAATTATGCAGGCTCTTCAAAATAACCTCGACGGGAAATCAAAGCAGTATAAGGACCCTGCGTTGACTCAACTATTTCTCATGAACAACATTCACTATATAGTGAGATCTGTGAGgag GTCAGAAGCGAAGGATTTACTGGGTGATGATTGGGTGCAAATACACAGAAGGATCGTGCAACAGCATGCTAATCAGTATAAGAGAGTTTCTTGGGCAAAG ATTCTGCAGTGTCTCTCTGTTCAGGGTGGTGGATCAGGCAGTGGTGGTGGAACCGGAGGTGATGGCAGTGCCAGTGGAATTTCAAGAGCAGCAGTGAAGGATAGATTCAAGACCTTCAATGTCCAATTTGAGGAGCTTCATCAGAGGCAATCTCAATGGACCGTTCCTGACAGCGAGTTGCGTGAGTCTTTGAGGCTGGCTGTTGCCGAAGTTCTCTTGCCCGCATACAGGTCTTTTCAAAAGCGTTTTGG GCCTATGATCGAGAATGGAAAAAACCCTCAAAAGTACATTAGATACTCTCCTGAGGATCTTGACCACATGATGAATGAATTCTTTGAGGGCAAGACATGGAACGAGCAAAAACGGTAA
- the LOC118051124 gene encoding uncharacterized protein, which yields MASLKSQDCGSICQLALFLLAVVAGISIITLGLTMNSKYSPRTQKQPLVIRLNSFSVSDLNVSNSISGANWDAMLLFGNRHSYFEISVEGFESFVYYYHQDALSCALVESIHLGPKKQKLVQIKFNASGCGGGEQPFVEERVLKEMKRDGDNGTLHLGLMLNFQASYRKGPWSWVYWLKAKCTDLDVVFETGPGAGMMIGDEPRACSVPLLK from the coding sequence ATGGCATCGTTGAAGTCTCAAGACTGTGGAAGCATTTGCCAGCTTGCTCTTTTCTTGCTTGCCGTGGTGGCCGGAATATCAATCATCACCTTAGGACTTACGATGAATTCAAAGTACAGTCCCCGGACACAGAAACAGCCTCTAGTGATCAGACTCAATTCCTTCTCTGTCTCAGACCTCAACGTGTCGAATTCCATATCCGGGGCCAATTGGGATGCCATGTTGTTGTTCGGGAACCGACACAGTTATTTTGAGATTTCGGTCGAAGGTTTTGAAAGTTTTGTTTACTATTATCATCAAGACGCTCTGTCGTGTGCGTTAGTGGAGTCGATTCATTTAGGGCCCAAAAAGCAGAAATTGGTGCAGATCAAATTTAATGCCTCAGGGTGCGGAGGGGGCGAACAACCTTTTGTTGAGGAGAGGGTTCTGAAGGAGATGAAGAGAGATGGAGATAATGGAACTTTGCATTTGGGGCTCATGTTGAATTTTCAGGCTTCTTATAGGAAAGGGCCTTGGTCTTGGGTCTACTGGCTGAAGGCTAAATGCACTGACTTGGACGTGGTGTTTGAAACCGGTCCGGGCGCTGGCATGATGATCGGCGATGAGCCCAGAGCGTGCTCGGTTCCATTGCTCAAGTGA